The following proteins come from a genomic window of Nycticebus coucang isolate mNycCou1 chromosome 11, mNycCou1.pri, whole genome shotgun sequence:
- the TAS2R60 gene encoding taste receptor type 2 member 60 — translation MSGDHTVPDPLMIYKKAVVCAIFLLFFFLVAVLGNGFITAVLGMEWLLRRTLLPCDKLLISLVASRFCLQWVLLCRNIYIFLHPTAFLYSPVLQFLAFQWDFLNAATLWFSTWLSVFYCVKIATFTHPIFLWLKRKLSGWVPWMLFSSVGLSSFNTILFFIGNQRIYQNYLRSSLLNVTRESIRSSCEKFYLFPLKMVTWTVPTAVFFICMTLLITSLGRHMKKSLLTISGFREPRTQAHIKALLTLISFAILFISYFLSLVLSAAGIIPSWALGFWVWHTVIYLCMAVHPIILLLSNSRLRAALQRGCFLRCGAPCIAAEEKSQGDSNADGVDTKRSNFPLCHV, via the coding sequence ATGAGCGGAGATCACACAGTTCCAGACCCTCTGATGATTTATAAGAAAGCCGTGGTCTGtgctatctttttattattttttttcctggtggcAGTGCTTGGCAACGGCTTCATCACTGCAGTGCTGGGCATGGAGTGGTTGCTACGGAGAACATTATTGCCTTGTGATAAGTTATTGATCAGCCTAGTGGCCTCTCGCTTCTGTCTGCAGTGGGTGCTGCTGTGTAGgaacatttacattttcctgCATCCAACGGCCTTCCTGTATAGCCCTGTGCTGCAGTTTCTAGCCTTCCAGTGGGACTTCCTGAATGCTGCCACCTTATGGTTCTCCACCTGGCTAAGTGTGTTCTACTGTGTGAAAATTGCAACCTTCACCCACCCCATCTTCCTCTGGCTAAAGCGCAAGTTATCTGGGTGGGTACCATGGATGCTATTCAGTTCCGTGGGGCTCTCCAGCTTCAACACCATCTTATTTTTCATAGGCAACCAGAGAATATATCAGAACTATTTAAGAAGCAGTCTACTGAATGTCACCAGGGAGAGCATAAGGAGCTCATGTGAGAAATTCTACCTCTTTCCCTTAAAAATGGTGACTTGGACAGTCCCTACTGCTGTCTTTTTTATATGCATGACTTTGCTCATCACATCTCTGGGAAGACACATGAAGAAATCCCTCTTGACTATCTCAGGATTTCGGGAGCCCCGCACCCAGGCACACATCAAGGCTCTGCTGACTCTCATCTCTTTCGCCATCCTCTTCATCTCCTATTTCCTGTCCCTGGTGCTCAGTGCTGCAGGGATAATTCCATCTTGGGCTCTTGGGTTCTGGGTGTGGCATACAGTGATTTATCTGTGCATGGCAGTTCACCCCATCATTCTGCTTCTTAGCAACTCCAGGCTGAGAGCTGCGCTGCAGAGGGGCTGTTTCTTGAGGTGTGGGGCACCTTGCATTGCAGCTGAAGAGAAATCTCAAGGAGACTCCAATGCGGATGGTGTGGACACAAAGAGAAGTAACTTCCCTCTTTGCCACGtttaa